Genomic DNA from uncultured Methanospirillum sp.:
CTGATATTTTTTGGACACCGAATGGATGACCATATTTGACGCCGAAGTCCAGATCAGACCTGACCCGATACCAATCAAAAGCAGGCAGGCAACCATATACCAGTAATTCATGAAGATCCTGATGTAGTACACCAGGAAGTATCCAAGAATAAGAGGGATACAGGCTATGATATTGATGTATCTTCCCCCGATTTTGTTAAATAAATTCCCCGCACAAAAACCTCCGGCCATTAACGCAATGGGAAATGAAGTAAATATAAGGCCTGTCACATAGGGAGAGAACTTCATTACAAGTTGCAGATAGAAAGGAATCAGGTATACAAGACCGTTGAAGTCGATGAACATCAGGATTGTCAACGCATTTATCAGAAAGAAATTTCTCTGCGTAAACAGGCGTAGTTCAAGGAGCGGTTTAGGGCTTCTTAGTTCGCATACCCCAAATAAACAAAGAGAGCAGATGGCAAGAAGCATCGCCCCGATGATCGCCGGATGCGTCCATCCAAATGTCTGACCCGCTGAAACGGTAAACAACAGAAAGGCAAGTCCGAGAAAGAATAAGACAGCACCGACCCAGTCAAACCCGGGTCTCCATTCAACCCCGGCCAGATCAGGAATAACTGCCAGTCCAAGGAGAATGGCACCGATGCCGATTGGGATATTGATGTAAAAGATCCAGCTCCAGGAGAGATACTGGATGAGTATCCCACCTGCAGTAGGACCAAGAGCCATTCCAAGACCGGCAAACGTGAATATAGTCCCCATTGCCTTTCCTCTCATCTCCATCGGAAGGAATGCAGCCACCATTGCAGGACCGATTGCTGTTATCATCGAAGCACCGATTCCCTGAATGACCCGTGAGGCGACTAATGCCTCAAATGAATCCAAGAAGACAGGGAGATAGCCACAGAAAAAAGAACCCAGGGTGAAGATCGCAAATCCTGATAAAAAAAGCTTTTTGTACCCGATGATATCAGATATGCCCCCAAATATCAGAACAAGACCGGCCATTACCAGAACATACACTGTCAGGATAGAACTTGCAGTTCCAGGGAGAATATTGAACAGTTTTGAGATTGTTGGATTAGCGACACTCACGATGGTTGCATCAAATGCAGCGATAAAATTGGCGAGAGAGATTGAGACAATGAGGAGCGTGAATCTGGTATGATGGGAGTGATCCCCCAGCAGATGCATACTACCTCTTTGCTTTTCGTGAATATGAGCCTGACGAAGTAATTCAGACCATTACCAGGGGTATTGAAATATGAATTGGGTCAGGAGTATCCTGACGGTTTAATCATTTATTAGTTATTTATAGCAGAAGTAAACGCTGCCCATGCTCCATCTGCATTACTTGCAGTACTTTGCAATAAATTTAAGTTGAACTTAATATCACTCATTGAATCCCGTTCTGAAAGTGTGCTTGATGCGGTTGAGTAGAACAATTTCGAACTTCCTAACGCGGTTTTCAATTTTGTTTTTGCTTCTTCACGGTCTTTTGAGACATTGAACTTCTGCAACCTTGCAATATCCACATCGATATCCTTCTTGTATCCATTTACGAGCGATAGTGCCTCATCCCATTTTTGTGCTTTTATCGCTGCACCTAACGTCTTTTGTTCATCCATGTATTTCGTTGCCAGATTCGCAAGTTTCAGATCATCCTGCCCAACTGACTCTGTATCATTAGATTGAGAGGCGCCTGAATCTTCAATAGTAAATGTTTTATTAATCAGTGATTGCCCGTCAAATTGAACATCAACTTTCCACGTCCCTGGAAACCGTGCTGGTGGATTATTTGCGATGTTAATCTCTGCAAACAGAATACATGGAGAGATGGTGTGACCAATCGGATTACTCCCGGTGATGGGAACTGATTTGTATAATATGTCACCCGGCCTATACCAGACAAAGGATACATCGTGAGGGCCGGTTACAGAATTCAGATCAATCCAGGCATAGACAGCCTTGTCTGACGTTGAAAATGTATCTTTTTGCGGACCCGGAACTTTTGTAAACGGATTTACTTGAGAAGTGATAATAAAGTCATCAACGGTTGGCGCTGCAAAAACCGGGAGAATTATACAGAAAATTGCTAACAGGAGCAATAAAAGAGATGTTGATCGTGAAATTGTCAATATTTGCCCTATTCTTTTAAAGTTTTCTGACGGCATCAATGGGTTTAGGCTGATTAACCCTATAAATGTATTGCGTCATCACCAGAGAGAAACGTGTGAGGAGCGGACTGAACAATTTGACGTGCCAGATTCAGTAAAATAAAGGGAGAATCTCTTATTCCGGACAGATCACAAACACCCTGGCAGGGAACCCGGAATTGTCACGGGGTTTAGGGAACGAGACCACGACCAAGGACCCGTACTCCGGGACCTGGTCGAGATTTGTGAGGAGTTCGACCTGGTGCTTGTCCTTTGAGAGGATGTATGTCTCAAGTGGATACTGATCACGGTTTACAACCAGGCCGGGATCGGTATCTGTCGTTTCATGCCATTTAGCCTTAAATACTCCCCTACATTTTCAAATGAGACAAATCATTACTGATATTCGTAACCAAAACTACAGAAAGGTTTAGACATACATACCACCTATGTGATGTCATGGCCCCCGATAAGATCGACACCCGGGTTACAGATCTTATTACTGCTCTCATTAATATGGATCGGTTGACATTACGGGAGATACTAAAGCCTGAAGATGGGACCGTAATTAATGAACATACCATCGATACATTAATCGTTCCTGCTCTGGATGAGATTGGCCAAAAATGGGAGGATGGAACAGTTGCCATCTCACAGGTATACATGGCCGGAATCCTCATCGAAGAGATGATCTCCAGTGTCATTCCGGATATCAGATCAGACGAGAAAAATAAGGAAAAAATTGCAACTGTTGTTCTCGAGGATTACCATATGCTCGGAGAGCGGATCGTAACTGCGTACCTCATAGGTGCAGGATATGCTCCGTTGCGATACGGACGACGGGATGTGCAGGAGGTATTATCGCTCGTATCTCAGGACAATATCAAATATCTCGCCATATCAACACTCATGCTCCCTTCAGCATTACGGATCAAGGAAGTAACATCCGGCCTTGCAGGGAAGGGAGTGAAAGTGATAGTCGGAGGAGCACCGTTCAGATTCGATCCTGAACTGGGAAAAGAAGTAGGAGCTGACAGGGTCTGTTTTACTGCATCAGACGCTGTAACTGCGATTCGTGAACTTGAGGCGATACCATGACCATGACCTCCAGGGAACGGATTCTGACAACACTCAGCCATAAAGAACCAGACCGTGTTCCGCTAATTCTCAATCCCACCATGCATCCTGCACGTGACCTGGGCATTCCCTTTAAAGAGTACTTCAGATCACCTGAACTCGTTGCCCAGGGCCTGATCACTTCCCGGGAGAAGTTCGGTACCGATGCATACATCGGATTCCATTACACTCCGGTAGAATACGAAGCATTCGGCGGGGATGTCATCTTCAGAGATGATGGCCCTCCAAACAGTGGAAGACCGGTTATCAATACCGGGGAGATAATTGACAACCTGCAGGTTCCCCTGATCCATGAAACACCCTGCCTTCAGATGGTACTGGATATGATCCGGATTCTGAAAGCAAAATCACCAGATGATGCACCGATATTTGGTGTAGCACTCTCTCCACTTTCACTTCCGGTTATGCAGATGGGATTTGAGGATTATATCAAACTCATGTACACCGACGAGATCAGGTTTCAAAAGCTCATAGCCGTAAACAGCAGCTTTTTTTTGGACTGGGCAGCAGCACAGATAGAGGCTGGTGCTGATGGAATTGTCTATTATGATCCGGTCTCATCTCCTACCATCATTCCCCTTGAACTATACCGGAAAACAGGTCTGAAAATTGCACAAAACCTTATCCATCAGGTTCCAGGGCCTGTTGTTTCTGCATTTGCATCAGCCCGGGTTCTTCCCATCCTTGATGATGTTCTCACGACAGGAACAGTCGGAATCGCTGTTTGGGCTGGAGGAAATGAAAATATCAAAGAGATCAAATTAAAAAGCACAGGAAAAGTTACTATCATCGGAAATCTGAACGGCATAGAAATGCGACACTGGACCCGGGAACAGGCCTTTTCTATTGTGAAAAAGGCCATACAAGGTCTTGCAAAAGGCGGAGGTTTTATTTTGAGCGACACACATGGTGAAATTCCACTCCAGGTACCTGATGAGGTCCTGTATGCTATCCGGGATGCTGCAAGAGAGTATGGGGGGTATCCGATTTCTGTCTGAAGTTGATGTGAGTGATCGTATCCTCTTTATTTGTGAAACCCTTGAAGAGGAGATCACCAGAGTTATTGCCGATATTCAGGCACAAAACGTCAGGATATGTGTCTTTCCTCATTATTGTACTTCTGGATTTCATCGGTCAGACACCATTAGTTCATTCCTGAAAGAACAGATCCAGCCAGGTCAGACCGGCCTATTTTTCGGTGATGCAGAGCCCGGAGCACAAGGCCTTTTACCACCCGGGATCTCTCATGCCGGTCCAGACACATGTTCAGAACTCCTGGCACCAGGAGAATATATTCAATCGCTCATAATTCAGGGAGCATTCATCATCAATTCAGGATGGCTCCGGTCCTGGGAGAAGTATGTCATTAAGATGGGATTTGATCCCAAAAAACCCACCTCTTACTACTCTTCAAGCCTGAAAGAGATTGTTGTGCTTGATTGCGGGCTGGTATCCATTCCTAAAGAACGAATCTCATCACTGGAGACTTTTTCAGGCCTGCCTATCAGAGTAATTCCGGTTGGTCTTTCTCATCTCTCCGGAGTTGTCCGTGCTGAAATCCTTCAGTTGCAGGCAGAAAATATTAAGGACGAGTGCAAAAAAGAAATCTCTTCAGCACTTGAGACAACCGCCCGTCAGATGGCGGTTTTAACGCTTCTCAGCGATATCTCCCAGGTCAGTGAAGAGAAAGAAGTTATCTCCCGTATTCTTACGACCTGTCAATTACTGTTTGCCCCACGTTTTGTCGGTTATCTTCCAATTGAGTCAGAAGGCCCAGAAGAGATGATAATCATGCCACTCGGTTCAGAGGGTGGTATGAAGGAGGAACTGCTCTTATCAGTAATCGGTAAGGACTATCTCTTTTATGAAGATGGAACCGGTTTCTGTGTTCCAATTGCGTATCTCAGGGAAACAGTTGGTATTCTTGAGATATCCGGGGTATCAGTTCCTGACCGTATCAGGGAGTACCTCAACCTGACTCTTTCATTTACCCGCTTCCTTGGTCTTGTAATAAAAAATGCCAGGTCCTGGCATGAATTGAGACAAACCCGGGATGCCCTTGAGAATGCAAATACCGAACTACATGATAAGAATGAAGAGTTAGTTGCGATCTCTCAGGAACTCCAGTCCTCAAACCAGGAACTGATTACAAGTCAGAAAGAACTGAGTGAGAGAGAACAATTTATCAAAACAATTGTGAATTCTGCACGGGTAGGAATTGCTGTAGTAGATCCAGATTTTCGCATCCTGTTCTGGAATCCTGAGATGGAGAGATTGTTTGGTATATTATATTCCGATTGTATTAAAAAATCAATTTCTGATGTGATTCCTCATTTCCTTTTAGAGCAGACACATTCACTTCTTATTCAGGGCCTTTCAGGTCAAACAGTACAGGCACCGGATTATGAACTACCTGAATCGTTATCCGGGAAGAAAACCTGGATGTCAGCGATATTTAACCCGATATTTGACATAAGTCAGAACATCATCGGGGTCATCATTAATGTCAACGATATCACAATCCGAAAGGAGTCAGAACGTGATCTTGAACGTGCGTATGATGCAATCCATACTGCTCAGTCAAAACTCGCAATTTTAAGCAGCGTAACAAGGCATGACATTCTCAATCGGATCATGGTCATATCATATTATAGCGAAATACTCACGGAGAACTTCACTGATGAAGTGATACTGAAGCAATTAAAGAGAATGTCAATTGCCAGCAAGGATATTCAACATCTCATTGAATTTACCAAGGAATACCAGGAACTCGGATATACAAAACCAACATGGCAACGAATTGGTAATGTCATGAACAGAAACTCTATTCAGTCTGTCCTGACAGGGATAGACCTTTCATTTCAGGGTGATGAATTCGAGATTTACGTAGACCCCATGCTGGAAAAAGTTCTGTATAATCTGGTGGAGAATTCAAAGCGTCATGGAGAGACAGTTACTGCAATTTCCATCAACACAGAGCCGGCTGGTGATGACCTTATTGTAACCTATTCAGATAACGGAGTAGGGGTTGCAGAGGAGGAGAAGAAACTTATCTTCAAGCAGGGGCATGGGAAAAATACCGGGATGGGTCTGTTTCTGATCAGTGAAATCCTGGGGCTGACCAATATCTCGATCAGGGAGTGCGGTGTGCCAGGCGAAGGAGTCAGGTTCGAGATGAAGGTTCCCAAGAGTGGATGGCGCAGGATCGCAGAATAAAGATCGCTGATCTGAAAAATGGTTCAGAATGTTCTGATAATGTCAGGATAGTGTTCAAATAGAGAAATATTATGAAGGGTTATTGATTTGATAAACCAGTCATTTATTGATTGTAACCCTGATCTCCGATCTGATACTGTGTCTTTTTGTGTATACAAAGAAATTATAACCCGATTCGGGTATGTATACCCAATTTATTAACCGTTTGTCACATTCTCTTATTCCGGACAGATCGCAAACACCCTGGCTGGGAACCCGGACCCGTCACGAGGTTTTGGGAACGAGACCACGATTAATGCCCCTGATTCAGGAACCTGGTTGAGATTTGTGAGGAGTTCAACCTGGTATCTGTCCTGTGAAAGAATATAGGTCTCAAGCGGATACTGATCACGGCTTACCACGAGACCCGGGTCAGTATCTGTCGTTTCATGCCCTGATGCAGTGATGTTGCACTGTTCATACAGGTATGTCAGGACCTCCTGGCTCCATCCCGGATAATGGGCCATTCCTTCAGCGTCAAGGTTCTGCATCGCATCCTGATCAGGCCATCGTGTGGACCAGTCGGTTCTGAGTGCAACAAACGAGCCCTGGGGAATGTGTCCGTACTTCTTCTCCCATGCTCTGATGTCATCCATTGAGACGACATAATCCGGATTCTCCTTCACCTTCTGGTGGATGTCAATGACAACAAGCGGGAGGATCATCTCCTTTGGGCTGATCTGATCGAGTGTCCGGAGACCTTTAATGAAATGTGCCGGTGGGTCGACATGGGTTCCCCATTGCCCCACATGAGAGTAATCCTGCATGTAAAAGCCAGATCCTAGCGTTCCATTGCCGGGTTCGTATGAGTACAATGTCTCCACCGTCTCATCAGGAGCTCCTTTCCAGTGAGGGATTCCAGGCTCAAACGTATGGGTAAGATCTACATAGGTTGAATTCTGCAATGTTTCCCAGACAGCGGTAAGGTTCTGAGGCTCTGAACCTGCTGATACCGGGCTGCAAACCAGCATCCCGGCAGAGATCATGATGATGAGAAGATGAAGTATCCCTGAAGACATACTGATGATGTATCATTGTGGAGCAGATGAATGTGCTGTCCCACTATACAGAACTAGGACGAAGTCAGGGTAAAACCAGAATGATTCCTTTTTACATCAAAAATCCTTCTCATCGGTTCTGCCTGGGGCCCCCGACGGGGCACCGTTGGGGTTTCAAGAGAGAAGAGCACCCGGTCATGAAGGTGAGTACTTCAGAGATCATCGCATATACATACTGAGTTTCATGGAACACTATCCATTCTTCGCTGTCACTCCCCTCTTTCCGGTTTACCCGGAACCGGAGAGCCCATCATCTGCACATACACGCTGGATCATGGTCCAGGGTAATTCCGTATTCTTTCAGAGCAATTCAGAACCAGGCACCATCCTCATGCAGGAACCAGTCCCAAAGAACCTGACATCAGGAGATCATGTATACCTTGGCACTTGTGATGATCTCATTTATTATGTTGTTGAGATCGCTCCAGATACATCGATGCCTGCCGGATGGCAGCTCTCAGGGGTCAGGGAGCTTTCAGAAAAGGTCCCTGATAATGAAGTTGCCATAGCCTCGTATGCTGTCCGGATTCTGGACTTTGACAGATCAACAGCCTTCTGTGGAAGATGTGGATCAAAAACAAACCCGGTCTGTACAGAGCGTGCACGGATCTGCCCGTCCTGTAGCCGGACCATCTACCCGAGAATCTCCCCGGCCATCATCGTTCTGATCAAAAAAGATGAGGAGATCCTGCTTGCACACTCCCCCCGCTTTCCATCCGGGTTCTATTCAGTCATCGCCGGTTTCAATGAGCCGGGAGAGAACCTTGAGCAGACGATTCATCGCGAAGTCCGTGAAGAGGTCGGAATTTCGGTCAAAAATATCAGGTACTTCGCGAGTGAGCCGTGGCCGTTTCCTGATTCACTCATGATAGGGTTTGTCGCGGATTATGCAGGCGGAGAGATACAGATTGATAAAAATGAGATTGATGATGCCGGATGGTATACCAGGGATACCCTGCCTGAGTTTCCATCAAAGGTGAGCATCTCCCGGGCTCTCATCGATGCCTGGATCAGAAGAGAGATCTGATCAGAGACTGTTTCAGGTCTGCAAACCTGAAGCAACACAGAAAAACAGTTGTAGTCATTCACAGGATGTCTGATGGATACCAATACCAGAGCATCAATAACCAGTTTCAAATGGCTGATGAACACCGACGGTCCTGAAACCTATGAACAATACATCGTCCCGACATGGATGACTGACTGGACGCCTGAACTCATCAAAGCCGGATCTATCGGCCCTGACACCCGGGTTCTGGATGTTGCCTGTGGTACAGGAATTGTTGCACGAATGGCAGCCGAGATTCCCGGAAAGAACGGGAGATTTTTCGGGATCGACATCAATGAGGGGATGCTACGACTTGCCAGAAGATATGCGGCAGAGAAGGGCGTAAAATGCGGATTCTATCTGGGGAATGCAACCCGGATGCCATTCTCTTCAGGAGGATTTGGCACCGTTCTGTGCCAGCAGGGGCTGCAGTTCTTTCCTGACCGGTCTGCTGCCCTGCAGGAGATGAGACGGGTTCTTGCACCGGACGGAACACTTGCAATCAGCGTATGGGGACGGGCAGAGAGGAGCCCGCATGTGGGTGCCATATGCGAAGCATTCACCAAATACCTTGGAGAGGATTCGACAACGATGTTCAGGGTTGCCTGTTCACTCTCTAATCCCCACCTCCTGCAAAGACTGGTGGAGGATGCAGGATTTTCTAACATACAGATCAGAACAGGGGTGAAGACTGCCCGCCATCCATCACTTGCTGAGTTCCTCCCTGCATACTTCTCTATCTTTCCGGTTGCTGCTCAGATAACAGCAATGGCTGAAGAGGACAGGACCCGGATGTTCAGAATCATAGAGAGTGCTCTTGGACCATGGAAGGAGAACGAAGGTATTGCAGTGCCGACTGAAAACTGCATTCTGACCGCGGTAAAGAGATAATCACCGATCCCGCCCCTGGAGATATCTGCATATGATACCCCTGATCCAGGATATCATGTCAGAAGGAATAACCCATATAGAACTGGCCAAACAAAGATCGGGATGACGATCTGTCTACAATCAAGAAAGAACCAGGTAGGATAAACCGGAGCGAAGAAAGCCAGGCAGCCAAATAGTTACTGTAAGCCCGAGAAGAAGATCAAGTATATTTTGCCCTCCTTTTTACAAACCAGTTTTTTACATTCCGGTTCTATCCTTTGGATCTTTTACGATAAGCGAGAAGAGTATCTTCCGGAATCATCTCATCAGGACAAAGAACCGGAATAGTAAAAACAAGGGATAAAGGTCTGGCTCTTGCCAGGGTCTGCATTACAGATTATTGTACATCCACAGAGCCTGATTTATAATATGCCCCGTCCTTGATGTATCTGCTGCCCGAGTACGTATTACTTGAGATGTAAGCCGACCTTCCCGGCATCACTGCCTCTACAGATCTGCTGACCGGGGATCCCTGCACCGAATCAACCATCCATCGTCCATCGAGGGATGTTGCATTTGCATCAGTGAAATCGATCACCATCTTTGAGACACCATTGATCCGGGATGTTGACATTGAATTTCTGGGCTTTCCAGCAGTAATGTTGCTGTTAACCCCGGTCTCTACTGAATGCTGGTTATACGTCCCACCCTCTGCCTTCCGCTGCGTTGTTGCCCCTGATAACAGGATATCCTCAGATAATATGGCCGTATTGTCGGCAAATTCACCAAGCACCCATCCATCCATGGTAGCAGGAATTGCTGACTTGTTTGTTCCCTGCTGCACAGCTGATGCTTCGGTCGAACCCTCTGCAAATTCTAAATACGCGAAGGGGTCATCCGGATTTGTCTGGGGGCATATTGCGTAACTAATGGATCTCCCGGTCCCTTTTGTCTGTCCATATGCTCCAAAGAGGTTCTTATTATAGATCGCTGCTCCGGTATGATCAAGCGATGTAACGTCATGAGCCACCACCTCTTCCAATGACTGGTTGCCATGCACATTCATGTTCTCAATCGGCCACTCTTCTCCATATGAATTGACCCTGAGAGTCGTTCCTGACCCGCCACGGAGTTGGTGATGCCCGAATGATTCATTATCCCCGCTTATCGCATACCCATAATAATTCCCGATCGTACCATGATCAACCCATAAAAAATCACCAGCATAGTGATCGTAGTGGAAAATTGCCGTGGATTCATTTCTGACATCACCTGCAGGGTTCCATTCAAGACCCGGAACTCCCGGGGCAGATACCTCTGAAGAGTTGGGTTCTATTGTATGGTATGATCTGCACAGGTGATCGATAGATCCGGATTCATGATCGCCGGTGACCAGAGCCACCGTCCCGTATTCGTCTGTTTGAACCTCAATTCCAATATTCCCTGAATACCGGCCAGCATCACTCCACAGCTCATCAGGAAGGCCGGTTCCTGCATAGGCAACATACTGGTCTTTGCTGATTGCATGACCCTGGAGGAGAATCTTGTCTGCATTCTCAACCTGAACCGTTCCTAAGGCAACACATTCGCTCGAAGTATTGCTGCTCTGAAGCAGATAACTCCAGTTTGTAGTATCTGTTCCTACGATCTTCAGTTCAACAAATGCATACGCACCTGCAGAATTGTTTACTTCAACCAGTTTGGTCAGATTTCCGGTCCCATTGATCAATGAGACCTTCTGGTTTTTCATATCAAGTGTCTTTGGAATTGCCCTGGTTTCCTGAAACATCGGCGGTACAGAAAGCCCTACCTCCAGTGCAGCCTGCGATGAATTAAACGAGATGTTTTCATTCTGCGGCTGCGCAGATGTTCCTGATGAGAGAAAGAGAATTCCAAATAGAAACAATCCGGTAATATACCATCGTGTACCCATACCCAACACCAATAAACTAATTTTATTGCTATAATTGCATAAAAAAGGTTCTCAGATCAGGAGACCACATACATCAGAAATGAAGATGGTCCTGAAATATCCGGCAGGACACCGGGACACACCATAAGCAACGAGTAGTCAGGGCCTGTCTGTTCTACTTCCCGGGATTTGTGAACACCGTATCAATACAAGCATACAGGCATAAGGTCGCAGTTCGACGAAAATCATCTCCGTTCTTTCAAATGAGATGTTTTTTATCTTTCCGAATAAACCGGGTACATGGTCTTTTACCCGGATATTTCGAGTCTGTATCAGTACCGGGGCCGGATAGTTCTTCTCCTGATGATTCTCGGATATACAGGCCTTTATATCCTCAATATTCTCCTGCCACAGGATCTCTGCTTTCCCTTCCAGTTCTCAAACCTCACATCCCGGATATGGTCATGGACTGAACTTGTTCTGGGAATGCTGGCATTGATCATTCTTGCAGTAAACCGGCATGCGGTATCCAAAAATGAGGTTTGCACGGGAATCATCCTTGGAATAATCAGCGGGACGAGTCATTATCTCATGAATCAGAGCCTGACTAACGGATTCCTCACCGCAATACTGGTAGTGGTCTGTTATTCATCTGCTCTGCTCCTGATTCGATCCAGATCAGAAAGGACGATCATCAGTTTTCAGGAGTCTCCGGGCACCATTGCA
This window encodes:
- a CDS encoding PAS domain S-box protein is translated as MSDRILFICETLEEEITRVIADIQAQNVRICVFPHYCTSGFHRSDTISSFLKEQIQPGQTGLFFGDAEPGAQGLLPPGISHAGPDTCSELLAPGEYIQSLIIQGAFIINSGWLRSWEKYVIKMGFDPKKPTSYYSSSLKEIVVLDCGLVSIPKERISSLETFSGLPIRVIPVGLSHLSGVVRAEILQLQAENIKDECKKEISSALETTARQMAVLTLLSDISQVSEEKEVISRILTTCQLLFAPRFVGYLPIESEGPEEMIIMPLGSEGGMKEELLLSVIGKDYLFYEDGTGFCVPIAYLRETVGILEISGVSVPDRIREYLNLTLSFTRFLGLVIKNARSWHELRQTRDALENANTELHDKNEELVAISQELQSSNQELITSQKELSEREQFIKTIVNSARVGIAVVDPDFRILFWNPEMERLFGILYSDCIKKSISDVIPHFLLEQTHSLLIQGLSGQTVQAPDYELPESLSGKKTWMSAIFNPIFDISQNIIGVIINVNDITIRKESERDLERAYDAIHTAQSKLAILSSVTRHDILNRIMVISYYSEILTENFTDEVILKQLKRMSIASKDIQHLIEFTKEYQELGYTKPTWQRIGNVMNRNSIQSVLTGIDLSFQGDEFEIYVDPMLEKVLYNLVENSKRHGETVTAISINTEPAGDDLIVTYSDNGVGVAEEEKKLIFKQGHGKNTGMGLFLISEILGLTNISIRECGVPGEGVRFEMKVPKSGWRRIAE
- a CDS encoding cobalamin-dependent protein (Presence of a B(12) (cobalamin)-binding domain implies dependence on cobalamin itself, in one of its several forms, or in some unusual lineages, dependence on a cobalamin-like analog.), with the translated sequence MAPDKIDTRVTDLITALINMDRLTLREILKPEDGTVINEHTIDTLIVPALDEIGQKWEDGTVAISQVYMAGILIEEMISSVIPDIRSDEKNKEKIATVVLEDYHMLGERIVTAYLIGAGYAPLRYGRRDVQEVLSLVSQDNIKYLAISTLMLPSALRIKEVTSGLAGKGVKVIVGGAPFRFDPELGKEVGADRVCFTASDAVTAIRELEAIP
- a CDS encoding uroporphyrinogen decarboxylase family protein, with product MTSRERILTTLSHKEPDRVPLILNPTMHPARDLGIPFKEYFRSPELVAQGLITSREKFGTDAYIGFHYTPVEYEAFGGDVIFRDDGPPNSGRPVINTGEIIDNLQVPLIHETPCLQMVLDMIRILKAKSPDDAPIFGVALSPLSLPVMQMGFEDYIKLMYTDEIRFQKLIAVNSSFFLDWAAAQIEAGADGIVYYDPVSSPTIIPLELYRKTGLKIAQNLIHQVPGPVVSAFASARVLPILDDVLTTGTVGIAVWAGGNENIKEIKLKSTGKVTIIGNLNGIEMRHWTREQAFSIVKKAIQGLAKGGGFILSDTHGEIPLQVPDEVLYAIRDAAREYGGYPISV
- the nudC gene encoding NAD(+) diphosphatase gives rise to the protein MEHYPFFAVTPLFPVYPEPESPSSAHTRWIMVQGNSVFFQSNSEPGTILMQEPVPKNLTSGDHVYLGTCDDLIYYVVEIAPDTSMPAGWQLSGVRELSEKVPDNEVAIASYAVRILDFDRSTAFCGRCGSKTNPVCTERARICPSCSRTIYPRISPAIIVLIKKDEEILLAHSPRFPSGFYSVIAGFNEPGENLEQTIHREVREEVGISVKNIRYFASEPWPFPDSLMIGFVADYAGGEIQIDKNEIDDAGWYTRDTLPEFPSKVSISRALIDAWIRREI
- a CDS encoding methyltransferase domain-containing protein, with translation MDTNTRASITSFKWLMNTDGPETYEQYIVPTWMTDWTPELIKAGSIGPDTRVLDVACGTGIVARMAAEIPGKNGRFFGIDINEGMLRLARRYAAEKGVKCGFYLGNATRMPFSSGGFGTVLCQQGLQFFPDRSAALQEMRRVLAPDGTLAISVWGRAERSPHVGAICEAFTKYLGEDSTTMFRVACSLSNPHLLQRLVEDAGFSNIQIRTGVKTARHPSLAEFLPAYFSIFPVAAQITAMAEEDRTRMFRIIESALGPWKENEGIAVPTENCILTAVKR
- a CDS encoding MFS transporter; its protein translation is MHLLGDHSHHTRFTLLIVSISLANFIAAFDATIVSVANPTISKLFNILPGTASSILTVYVLVMAGLVLIFGGISDIIGYKKLFLSGFAIFTLGSFFCGYLPVFLDSFEALVASRVIQGIGASMITAIGPAMVAAFLPMEMRGKAMGTIFTFAGLGMALGPTAGGILIQYLSWSWIFYINIPIGIGAILLGLAVIPDLAGVEWRPGFDWVGAVLFFLGLAFLLFTVSAGQTFGWTHPAIIGAMLLAICSLCLFGVCELRSPKPLLELRLFTQRNFFLINALTILMFIDFNGLVYLIPFYLQLVMKFSPYVTGLIFTSFPIALMAGGFCAGNLFNKIGGRYINIIACIPLILGYFLVYYIRIFMNYWYMVACLLLIGIGSGLIWTSASNMVIHSVSKKYQGMISSFISLSRFIPLIIGIPIFNIIFMLGIPDLPLSSGINMEKLASVDVVNLAAGFHWAFSFAFLVSILILIIAFFAYPQVHPDYLPDPQPVSRSDRTGE
- a CDS encoding cyclase family protein; protein product: MSSGILHLLIIMISAGMLVCSPVSAGSEPQNLTAVWETLQNSTYVDLTHTFEPGIPHWKGAPDETVETLYSYEPGNGTLGSGFYMQDYSHVGQWGTHVDPPAHFIKGLRTLDQISPKEMILPLVVIDIHQKVKENPDYVVSMDDIRAWEKKYGHIPQGSFVALRTDWSTRWPDQDAMQNLDAEGMAHYPGWSQEVLTYLYEQCNITASGHETTDTDPGLVVSRDQYPLETYILSQDRYQVELLTNLNQVPESGALIVVSFPKPRDGSGFPARVFAICPE